The Brachyhypopomus gauderio isolate BG-103 chromosome 1, BGAUD_0.2, whole genome shotgun sequence genome includes a window with the following:
- the LOC143526017 gene encoding general transcription factor II-I repeat domain-containing protein 2-like encodes MSLSKRRKVDKECRIFKEKWTTSYLFTEMHGKPSCLVCLQQVSVLKEYNIRRHYETHHSEKYDGLQGQLRRDKINELLAGLRKQQSTFIKSREVSEAAVKASYLIASEIALASKPYSDGDFVKRCMMKAAELVCPEKRQAFGNISLTRNTIAERISELSADLDSQLKQRAKSFIAFSVAIDESTDITDVAQLAIFIRGVDETLTVTEEFLELVPMMDTTTAEDIFGSVVAALDRVGVDWSRAVSLATDGAPSMVGKKAGVATKFKDKVQALNGGDRFWTFHCILHQEALCCKSLKMDHVMEVVVRTVNFIRSRGLNHRQFDKLLSDSNITHSLPYHTEVRWLSRGAVLRHFFDLREEIGQFMEKKGKPVLELQSQEWLRDLAFLVDITEHLNNLNKMLQGRKKVVTQFSDNIHAFKLKLTLWEMQLANGNPTHFPCLRDVCVTRPDADMKRYKDKIAGLLREFEKRFQVWTDFISIYYQGTPN; translated from the exons ATGTCGTTATCCAAACGGAGAAAAGTAGATAAGGAGTGTAGAATTTTCAAAGAAAAATGGACCACGTCCTATTTATTTACAGAGATGCACGGAAAACCTTCGTGCTTGGTGTGTTTGCAACAAGTTTCGGTATTGAAGGAATATAATATTCGACGCCACTACGAGACTCATCATAGCGAAAAATATGACGGCTTGCAAGGACAACTGAGAAGAGATAAGATTAACGAATTGCTGGCGGGTCTGAGGAAACAGCAGTCAACTTTCATCAAGAGCCGAGAAGTCAGTGAAGCAGCGGTAAAAGCCAGCTACCTAATTGCTAGCGAAATAGCATTAGCATCGAAGCCGTATTCCGACGGTGACTTTGTTAAACGATGCATGATGAAGGCGGCTGAACTTGTATGTCCCGAGAAGCGACAAGCTTTTGGCAATATTAGCCTGACGAGGAATACTATAGCAGAGAGGATTTCGGAACTATCGGCAGATTTAGACAGTCAATTGAAACAGAGAGCCAAGTCATTTATTGCATTTTCCGTGGCAATTGACGAGAGCACTGACATCACAGACGTGGCCCAACTGGCCATATTTATTCGAGGAGTTGATGAGACATTGACTGTTACTGAAGAGTTTCTTGAGTTGGTGCCAATGATGGACACCACAACAGCCGAGGACATTTTCGGCTCTGTCGTTGCTGCATTGGACAGAGTTGGAGTGGACTGGTCCCGCGCTGTCAGCCTGGCTACAGACGGCGCGCCATCCATGGTCGGAAAGAAAGCAGGTGTCGCGACAAAgttcaaagacaaagtacaagCCCTTAATGGAGGAGATCGTTTCTGGACATTTCACTGTATTTTGCACCAGGAGGCATTGTGTTGCAAGTCGCTGAAAATGGACCACGTCATGGAGGTGGTTGTTCGCACTGTAAATTTCATCCGGTCCAGAGGTCTGAACCATCGTCAGTTTGACAAACTTCTCAGCGACAGCAACATTACCCACAGCCTGCCATACCACACTGAAGTGAGATGGTTAAGCCGAGGCGCTGTGCTGAGGCATTTCTTTGATCTACGAGAGGAAATCGGACAGTTCAtggagaaaaaaggaaaaccGGTGTTGGAATTACAATCTCAGGAATGGCTACGGGACCTTGCATTCTTGGTTGATATTACTGAACACTTGAACAATCTGAACAAAATGTTGCAAGGCCGCAAAAAAGTTGTCACACAGTTTTCTGACAACATACATGCATTTAAGTTGAAGCTGACTTTGTGGGAGATGCAACTGGCAAATGGCAACCCTACTCATTTCCCCTGcctgagagatgtgtgtgtgaccagaCCTGATGCGGACATGAAACGGTACAAAGACAAAATTGCAGGACTACTGCGGGAGTTTGAGAAACGTTTTCAG GTCTGGACAGATTTTATCAGTATCTACTACCAGggtaccccaaattaa